A stretch of the Vibrio aquimaris genome encodes the following:
- a CDS encoding GNAT family N-acetyltransferase produces the protein MEVCVQISKEIQESEVVNLYRENGWSSAQCPDKLIPALLNSDTLVTARVNNELVGLGNAISDGSLVVYFPHLLVHPKYQGRGIGRKIMQVMQTKYQSFHQQMLTSDIEAVEFYKALGFERAGKTEPMWIYAGDDH, from the coding sequence ATGGAAGTTTGCGTTCAAATCAGTAAAGAAATACAAGAGTCAGAAGTCGTGAATTTGTATCGAGAGAATGGGTGGTCTTCGGCGCAATGCCCCGACAAGTTGATACCGGCATTATTGAATTCAGACACTTTAGTTACCGCAAGGGTAAATAATGAGTTAGTTGGACTTGGTAACGCAATATCCGATGGTTCTCTTGTTGTGTATTTTCCACATTTACTTGTTCATCCGAAATATCAGGGCCGAGGTATTGGGCGAAAGATAATGCAAGTTATGCAAACTAAGTATCAGAGTTTTCACCAGCAAATGTTAACCTCAGATATTGAAGCGGTTGAGTTTTACAAGGCTCTTGGTTTTGAACGAGCCGGGAAAACTGAGCCCATGTGGATTTATGCTGGAGACGATCATTAA
- a CDS encoding GNAT family N-acetyltransferase, whose protein sequence is MNLIYRSANLDDLASLVSLLADDELGSQREDASMPLNESYTSAFNAISADPNNQLLIVESDGALIGMMQMTYIPYLTHIGSWRCLIEGVRIDKAFRGQGLGEKMFEHAIKQAKLKGCSMVQLTSDKLRPDALRFYEKLGFKATHEGFKLLLPQ, encoded by the coding sequence ATGAACCTTATCTATCGCAGTGCCAACTTAGATGATTTAGCCAGTTTGGTATCCCTTCTTGCTGATGATGAACTAGGGAGTCAAAGAGAAGATGCAAGTATGCCTCTCAATGAGTCCTACACATCAGCATTTAATGCAATTTCTGCTGATCCAAATAATCAACTTCTCATTGTTGAAAGTGATGGGGCTCTGATTGGTATGATGCAGATGACTTATATACCTTATTTGACGCATATAGGGAGTTGGCGTTGTTTGATTGAGGGGGTCAGGATTGATAAAGCATTTCGCGGCCAGGGCCTTGGAGAGAAAATGTTTGAACACGCTATTAAGCAGGCAAAACTAAAAGGTTGCAGTATGGTGCAACTGACTAGCGATAAACTAAGACCTGATGCACTGAGGTTTTATGAAAAGCTAGGTTTTAAAGCAACCCACGAGGGGTTCAAGCTGTTGTTACCACAATAA
- a CDS encoding MBL fold metallo-hydrolase gives MADSDTNESIIIDSVADYDEDHGEAAQNIVEYIEQHHLHVTAILETHIHADHLSGCFHLSKVFKAPIYISDHVKEVYASWKDEFYLSELYHFEHFLMEDEHLDFGHSHLEVIETPRDTASDLTFIIGDAIFVGDSLFHHGTGRTDFPGGSAEQSKLAVNP, from the coding sequence GTGGCCGATTCTGATACCAACGAATCAATTATTATTGACTCTGTAGCCGATTACGATGAAGACCATGGCGAAGCTGCACAGAATATCGTTGAATACATAGAGCAGCATCATCTTCATGTAACAGCAATTTTAGAAACGCACATTCATGCTGACCATTTGTCTGGTTGTTTTCATCTCAGTAAAGTCTTCAAAGCTCCCATCTATATATCTGATCATGTCAAAGAGGTTTATGCGAGTTGGAAAGATGAGTTTTATTTATCCGAGCTTTATCATTTCGAACATTTTCTGATGGAAGATGAGCACTTAGACTTTGGCCATTCACATTTGGAAGTGATTGAAACTCCGAGGGATACTGCGTCTGATCTGACATTTATAATTGGTGATGCTATTTTTGTAGGTGACTCACTGTTTCACCACGGCACGGGGCGTACTGATTTCCCTGGAGGCAGTGCAGAGCAAAGTAAGCTGGCGGTAAACCCTTAA
- a CDS encoding substrate-binding periplasmic protein, with protein MKTLFISLFILVYSQISQGKNLVVGVENIDYYPIYSVESGQYSGYSRELLDRFAQEYNHTLTYRPLPVVRLFHELVEGKVDLKFPDNPYWGSDIKKGTKISYSQSALNYIDGVMVSPNKLGKSIPKTLGIVRGFTPYALVDEIDQGKIKVKEFSNTENMVNFFVNRNEVEGIYFNVAVMKYVLKNLEVEGNILVYDPSIPHIESDYFLSSIKHTDIIKQFDEFLKKNTSYVQKLKEKYGVN; from the coding sequence ATGAAAACACTGTTTATAAGCTTGTTCATTTTGGTATACAGTCAAATATCTCAAGGAAAAAATCTAGTGGTTGGTGTGGAAAACATTGATTACTATCCTATTTATTCTGTTGAATCAGGTCAGTATAGTGGGTATTCTAGGGAACTCCTTGACCGCTTTGCGCAAGAATACAACCACACCTTAACATACAGACCACTACCAGTAGTTAGACTTTTTCACGAGCTTGTTGAAGGTAAAGTGGATTTAAAGTTTCCTGACAATCCATACTGGGGAAGCGATATAAAGAAAGGAACCAAGATATCATACAGCCAATCAGCCCTTAACTATATCGATGGTGTTATGGTTTCTCCCAATAAGCTTGGGAAATCTATACCCAAAACTTTGGGCATAGTGAGAGGTTTCACTCCATATGCATTAGTGGATGAAATTGACCAAGGGAAAATAAAAGTTAAAGAGTTTAGTAATACTGAAAATATGGTTAACTTTTTTGTTAACAGAAATGAAGTAGAAGGTATATATTTTAATGTTGCCGTAATGAAGTATGTCTTAAAAAACTTAGAGGTAGAAGGAAACATCCTTGTTTATGACCCTTCTATCCCGCACATCGAAAGTGATTATTTTTTATCTTCAATAAAACACACAGATATAATTAAACAATTCGATGAGTTTTTGAAAAAAAACACGTCGTACGTTCAAAAATTAAAAGAAAAGTATGGAGTAAATTAG